A genomic segment from Nicotiana sylvestris chromosome 1, ASM39365v2, whole genome shotgun sequence encodes:
- the LOC104214428 gene encoding putative E3 ubiquitin-protein ligase RF298 translates to MASMVAKACATTSAQYSPALTVLEKGSRNKRKFRADPPLADPNKIISSPQFECTSFEFSADKFGMIPSREFSNGCDMCSSKQDGSESLKLDLGLSCSVGSSEVGPSEPREEEVETTEEFHDADWSDLTESGLEELVLSNLDTIFRSAIKRIMAFGYNEDIATKAVLRSGICYGCKDIVSNIVENTLGFLRSGQEIDLCREHYFEDLQQMEKYVLAELVCVLREVRPFFSTGDAMWCLLICDMNVSHACAMESDPLSSLVADGNENSSASVQPYLQSEAKSSESNNRIPCKTNPSVACAHCSSETSNVASVTCGHSFQLEASAMTGVHDVKTKSSFFPSGIISEKDSSSSLFDTVDKTFTAVGTPNPPTVDEEFVGSRKLSGITKREYILRQKSLHLEKHYRTYGSKGVGRKLNGFGGLVLDNKLKSMADSAGMNIKNASSKINKTSFAVTQGNIHHSISTNNGFSSTSVFGFDNVNVSVPLPNANIPSSLPQVNTSPALPVADTELSLSFPTNCNITPMPLRYNAEGAVCSLNMIPNEKSIGQWVPQDKKDEMILKLVPRVRELQGQLQEWTEWANQKVMQAARRLSKDKAELKTLRQEKEEVERLKKEKQSLEENTMKKLAEMENALCKASGQVERANAAVRRLEIENAVLRREMEAAKFRAAESAASCQEVSKREKKTLMRFQSWEKQKAIFQDELIAERRKLVELQQRLEQARDVQNQLEGRWKQEEKANEDLLRQASSVRKEREEIETSAKSKEDMTKLKAESSLQKFKDDIEKLEKEISQLRLKTDSSKIAALKRGIDGSYASKLADFRSASLQKDTQMPNISSMVTDFEEYSRDGGVKRERECVMCLSEEMSVVFLPCAHQVVCTTCNELHEKQGMKECPSCRSLIQQRISVRYART, encoded by the exons ATGGCATCAATGGTTGCAAAGGCATGTGCTACGACGTCGGCTCAATATTCACCGgctttgacagtcttggaaaaagGGAGTAGGAATAAGAGGAAATTCAGGGCGGATCCACCTCTAGCTGAtccaaataaaataatttcttctCCTCAGTTTGAGTGCACGAGTTTTGAATTTTCAGCGGACAAATTTGGAATGATCCCTAGTCGTGAGTTTTCGAATGGTTGTGATATGTGTAGCTCGAAGCAAGACGGCTCAGAAAGTTTGAAACTTGACCTCGGATTGTCTTGCAGCGTAGGATCATCTGAAGTAGGTCCGAGTGAGCCTAGAGAGGAGGAAGTTGAAACAACTGAAGAGTTCCATGATGCCGATTGGAGTGATCTTACGGAATCCGGGCTAGAAGAGCTTGTCTTGAGCAACTTGGATACAATTTTCAGGAGTGCAATTAAAAGAATAATGGCCTTTGGTTACAATGAAGATATTGCCACAAAGGCTGTTTTAAGGTCTGGTATTTGCTATGGTTGTAAGGACATTGTGTCGAACATAGTGGAGAATACATTGGGTTTTCTTCGTAGCGGCCAGGAGATTGACTTGTGCAGGGAGCATTATTTTGAGGATTTGCAGCAGATGGAAAAGTATGTGTTGGCTGAATTGGTCTGTGTTCTGCGAGAAGTTAGGCCTTTCTTTAGCACTGGTGATGCAATGTGGTGCTTGTTAATATGTGACATGAATGTATCTCATGCTTGTGCGATGGAAAGTGATCCTTTGAGTAGTTTGGTTGCTGATGGGAAtgaaaattcctctgcttctgtGCAGCCTTATTTGCAATCCGAGGCCAAAAGTTCCGAATCCAACAATAGAATTCCCTGTAAGACAAATCCTTCAGTTGCTTGTGCACATTGTTCGTCTGAGACTTCCAATGTCGCTTCTGTAACTTGTGGGCATAGCTTTCAGTTGGAGGCGTCTGCTATGACCGGAGTTCATGATGTCAAAACCAAATCTTCATTTTTCCCGAGTGGAATTATTTCAGAGAAAGATTCTTCAAGCTCTCTGTTTGACACTGTTGATAAAACATTTACGGCAGTTGGAACACCCAATCCCCCAACCGTCGACGAGGAGTTTGTCGGTAGTCGAAAGTTGTCTGGGATCACCAAAAGAGAGTACATACTTAGGCAGAAGTCCCTACATCTTGAGAAACATTACCGTACTTACGGTTCTAAAGGAGTCGGTAGGAAACTCAATGGTTTTGGTGGTTTAGTTTTAGATAATAAACTTAAGTCCATGGCAGATTCTGCCGGCATGAATATAAAGAATGCTTCATCAAAGATCAATAAGACCAGTTTTGCTGTGACTCAAGGTAATATACACCATAGTATCTCAACAAATAATGGATTTTCTTCAACATCAGTATTTGGGTTCGATAATGTCAATGTTTCTGTTCCATTACCTAATGCAAATATCCCTTCTTCATTACCGCAAGTGAATACTTCACCTGCATTGCCCGTTGCTGATACTGAGCTCTCGCTCTCATTCCCTACCAACTGCAACATCACCCCGATGCCTCTTCGTTATAATGCTGAGGGCGCTGTTTGTTCTCTTAATATGATTCCAAATGAAAAATCTATTGGTCAATGGGTTCCTCAAGACAAGAAAGATGAAATGATTTTGAAGTTAGTTCCAAGGGTTCGGGAGTTGCAAGGTCAGCTCCAAGAGTGGACAGAATGGGCCAATCAAAAGGTTATGCAAGCTGCTCGTAGACTGAGTAAAGACAAAGCTGAGCTTAAGACACTTCGGCAAGAAAAAGAGGAAGTGGAGAGGCTTAAGAAAGAGAAGCAGAGTTTGGAAGAAAATACCATGAAAAAGCTGGCCGAGATGGAGAATGCCTTGTGTAAGGCTAGCGGACAAGTCGAACGAGCTAATGCTGCTGTTCGTAGGCTTGAAATTGAGAATGCTGTACTAAGGAGGGAAATGGAAGCTGCCAAATTTCGTGCAGCAGAGTCAGCTGCGAGCTGTCAGGAAGTATCAAAGAGGGAAAAGAAGACGCTTATGAGGTTCCAGTCATGGGAGAAGCAGAAAGCTATATTTCAGGATGAACTTATAGCTGAAAGACGAAAGCTGGTGGAACTGCAACAACGGCTGGAGCAAGCTAGAGATGTTCAAAACCAGCTCGAG GGTAGATGGAAGCAGGAAGAAAAGGCCAACGAAGACTTACTTAGGCAGGCTAGTTCAGTAaggaaagagagagaagaaattgAAACTTCAGCCAAATCCAAGGAGGATATGACCAAATTAAAAGCTGAAAGTAGTTTACAGAAGTTTAAAGATGATATTGAAAAGCTAGAAAAGGAAATATCCCAGCTCAGACTGAAGACCGATTCTTCAAAGATAGCTGCTCTTAAAAGAGGCATAGATGGAAGCTATGCTAGCAAACTGGCAGACTTTAGAAGTGCTTCATTACAAAAGGACACTCAAATGCCTAATATCTCCTCAATGGTGACAGATTTTGAGGAATACTCTCGGGATGGAGGGGTGAAACGAGAGCGTGAGTGTGTGATGTGCTTGTCGGAGGAGATGTCTGTGGTTTTTCTACCATGTGCTCATCAGGTGGTATGCACGACATGCAACGAGCTCCACGAGAAGCAGGGAATGAAAGAATGTCCTTCTTGTAGGAGCCTGATCCAGCAGCGGATTTCTGTGCGTTATGCGCGTACTTAA